Below is a genomic region from Paraburkholderia phenazinium.
ACAGGTCTTATTTTCCTCATACCGCCCCGCGCGATAAAAGATCGATGCACGACAAAGCCGGCGCGCCGCTCACTGATGTGTCACGGGCGCGCCATGTGATCCGATACTGTAGGAGGAGAATAAAGATGAGAGCATTCCTGGGCGCAACTGCGTGCGCCATGGCGGTTGTGGTGCTGGCGGGTTGCGCGGCGCCGTTGAATCGCGCCAAAGAGACTTCCTTGAACCAGGCCGTCGGCATCGAGGTGAAGCCGGTCGCCAACGGCGTGTCCGTGAAGCTGCCCGAAATCGCGCTGTTCGACTTCGGCAAGTCGGAGATCCGTCCCGACGCAGCGGCCGTGGTCAACCGTTCCGCGGTCTTGCTCGGTCGCAGCAAGAAGCCGATCGTGGTCGAGGGCTACACCGACAACGTCGGCACGCTCGAATACAACCAGCAACTCTCGGAAGCGCGCGCCAAGGCGGTGGGCTTCGCGCTGGTGGCGCGAGGGGTGTCGATGGAGCGCATTCGCACGAAGGGCAATGCCTATGACAGCCCTGTCGCGAGCAACGATACGCCCGAGGGACGCGCCCAGAACCGGCGCACCGAGATCCTCGTGCGTGGCGAGACGATGGATACCTTGATGGGACGCTAGTCGCATCGGCCCTCTGGGTCGGCATTCAGCGCGGCGTGCAACGCGCCGCGTGCATTGAGCGTCGTTCTATGCCTGTTTCACCCACGCGCCCTCTTCAGACGCGCGTGGCTTCCACGAATTCCAGCAGTGCAGTGCGCACCTCGTCCAACGGTGCATCCCACTGACCCAACTCCCGCTGCCGGAACAGACGCGCGGACGGATACCAGGGACTGTCGCTGCGCCCGATCATCCAGCGAAAGTCCGTGCAAGCGGGCACCATCACCCAGACCGGCCGTCCCGACGCACCCGCCAGGTGGGCGACGGCTGTGTCGACCGTGATGACCAGGTCGAGCGATTCGATGATCGCGAGCGTATCGGCGAAGCTGCTGATTTCGCGGCCCAGCAGGTGCATGTCGATATCAGCCGGCAGCGCGGCGGCCTCATCCTGGGCACGACCCATTTGCAGCGCGAACCACTGCACGTCCGACGCCCCGAGGAGCGGCTGCCATTGGCTCAACGGGATCGAACGATAACGGTCCAGTCCATACGCGGGATTGCCCGCCCACACGAGGCCGACGCGCTTGCGCCGCGCCCCGTTCATGCGAGTTCCGGCAATCACATCCAGCCGGCTTTCCCAACGCCGAACCTTAGCCTGCTCTACAGCCAGATACGGCATCGCGAGCGGAAGCATCGACAGCGTAAGCTTCATATGCTCCGGCATCCTCAACATTCGGCACCAGTAGTCGTAGGGCTCCGGCGGCGACGTGGTCCAGGCGGCATGCACGCCCACCGCGCCGCACGCCACCTCCCCCAAGGGGACGTCGACCCAAACGTCGACTTGCGCGCCTTGCCGGTTCAGCCAGTCCGCCATCCGCAGAAACTGAAGCTGGTCCCCCAGCCCCTGTTCGCCGACGAGCAAAAACCTGCGCCCCGCTACGGGCTCGCCGGCCCACTCCGGAAAACCCGGGCGCACCAGGTTTGCGTTTTCCGGCAGCGCTTCATGCCATCGGTATTGCTTCCAACCCTGCTCGAAATCGCCGAGACGCAGTTGTGTCGCGGCAAGAATGAACTGCATGCTCGGGTTGTCGGGCAGCAGCCTGGCCGCTTCGATGGTGTGCAGCCGCATCGGCGCAAATTCGCCGAGCATGTTGAACGAGAACGATGCGTTGTGATGCAGCCAGGCGTTCTGTGGATCGACGGCAATTCCCTGCTCGGCCACGCTGATTGCATCGCGGAAGCGATGAATCCCGTTTAGCGCAAAGGCCAGCCTTTCCAGCCCGGCGCCGTCCGTGGCGAAGCGCTCGCGAAGCTGGGCGAGTACCCCATCGATCTGCGCGTGGCGTTCGGCTTTCGACAAGGCGGCGAAGAACTCGACCGCGTCGGACGGCTCGATCGAATCGAGCGCGCAGGCTTGCAGCCAATAGTCTGCGGCATCAGGAAACTGCTCGAGCGTCGTGCTGATTCTGGCCAGGGCGCGTACGGCGTGCGGCAAGCCCGGCTCGCGCTCCAGCGCCATCGTGTAGTGCTGTTGTGCTTCAGCGAGACGGCCGGAGGCGCGCAGACAATCGGCCAGATTCCGATGGAGGCTGGCGGTGCCGCCCGTGAGGTTGAGCGCGCGATGGTAGAACGCCTCGGCGGCGACACGGTCGTGCGTCGCTGCTGCGAGTATGCCGCGATGCTCCCAGATGTCCGCCCGTTCCGGCGCAACGGTGAGCGCCTGGTCCAGATACTGGCGCGAGCGTTCGGTCTGCTGCAGTCGAAAGCAACTAGTGCCCATCCGGTGCAGGGCATGCGCATGCTGCGGTTGCAGCTCCAATGCGCGTTGGTAATGCTGCATGGCTTCAGGCGTCTGATTCGCCGCAAGGCAGGCGTCCGCGCGGGCGATCAGGATATCGAGTTCTTGCATGCCGGTCGACGAAGAAGCGGATGCGAAATGTGGATCGTGCAACGACATGGCCCCCTGCTATGCGCGGCCGAAAGCGCGTGCGCCTTCGTGCGGCAACGGCGAGCCTGCGTGCGCCAGTGCCCGCAAGCGCGCCGCCACCCGCTCGACCACCGGCGCCCATGCACCCGGCTCGGGCTGCCGGTAGAGTTCGACGGAGTCGTACCAGGGCTGCGTCTCTGCATTACCCCAGCTCCAATGCGAGACATGGTCGAGCATTGCCAGCACCGGACGGCCTAGCGCGCCGCCCAGATGCAAGGGCGCGCTGTCGATGGTCACGACAGCATCGAGCGCTGCGACATGTGCGGCGACGTCGTCGAAGCCGGCGTCATAGCGCCCGGTCAGATCACGTATGCGATAGCCCTGCGCCATCATGGCCGCGACGTCTGCGGTCAGACCCGGCGTGAGCGGATGGAACACGACGTCAGGCAGCGCGAGCACCGGCGCCAGCGACGCGAAAGGGATGGAACGTTTGCCGTCACGACGGTGAGTGGGGCTGCCGGACCAGACGAGCCCAACATGGAGCCGGGCCGGTTGTTGCGCATCCGCAGCCCTCACCCTCGCCTGCCATTGCGCGAGCCGCTGCTCGTCCGCCTGCAGATACGCTGCACCGCGCACCTGCTCCGGCTGCACGCCGAGCAGGTGCGGCATGCTCATCATCGGCAACGCATAGTCGGGCTTGCCGAGCGGGCCCGCTTCTATCGACACGCAATCGGCGTAAAAGCGTGCGAACAGCGGTTGCAGCGCCTCGCGCACCGCCAGCACCACACGTCCGCCTTCGTCGTTCACGCGCGCCGCCAGCTCGGGCAGAAAGCGCACCATCTGGATGTCGTCGCCATTGCCCTGCTCGCTATGGACGACCAGCGTCCTGCCGGCAAGCGGCTCGCCGCGCCAACGCGGACACAGACGCGCCATCACCGTCACCACGTTGTTCGCTTCGCGGTCGTCACGCCTCAGCCGTGCCTCGAAGCGCGGCCACGCGTTTGACCAGTCGCCACGGCGTAGTTCGAGATCGGCCAGATCGACGGCCGCTTGCACGGCGTGCGGATCGAGCGCCAGCGCGGCACGCAGCGTCGCCTCGCTTTCGGCGTAGCGCGCCTGCTCGCCCAGATACTGGCCAATCGCAGCGATGACGGCTGCGTTACCCGGCGCTGCCGCGTCGACGGCACGCATCGTCGCCTCGGCCGCCGCGGCGTCGTTACGCTGCCACTGCGCGTGACTCAACTGCCACGCCATCTCCGTATCAGCCGGATTCTTCGCAAGCACGTCGCGGCACACTCGCTCGACCGTATCCCAATCGCGGATCTCACGGTAAGCGAGCGCCAGATGCAGCGGCAACAGCGGATGAATCGCCGGATCGAGTGCGTAGGCACGCGCCAGCGCTTCACGTCGCTCGGCCTTCGCCTCCGCCCCCGGCATCGACGCAAGCGCCACGGCCAGCCACCACGGTGCGAGTACATCGTGCGGCGCGCGCTGCGCGTATGCGCGCAACAGATGCGCCGCGGCCGGATACGCCCGGCAGTGGTCGATCAACCAGGCCATCCATTCGATTGTTTGCGCCTCGGATTGCGCTGCAACGGCCAGTTGGCTGTAATGCCGCGCGACGTCCTGCTTGCCCTGCGCATCGGCAAACAGCGCGAGCCGTGCGTAACGGCGACCGCTCGTGGATTCTCCCTGCCCCAGC
It encodes:
- a CDS encoding OmpA family protein, coding for MRAFLGATACAMAVVVLAGCAAPLNRAKETSLNQAVGIEVKPVANGVSVKLPEIALFDFGKSEIRPDAAAVVNRSAVLLGRSKKPIVVEGYTDNVGTLEYNQQLSEARAKAVGFALVARGVSMERIRTKGNAYDSPVASNDTPEGRAQNRRTEILVRGETMDTLMGR
- a CDS encoding tetratricopeptide repeat protein, which encodes MSLHDPHFASASSSTGMQELDILIARADACLAANQTPEAMQHYQRALELQPQHAHALHRMGTSCFRLQQTERSRQYLDQALTVAPERADIWEHRGILAAATHDRVAAEAFYHRALNLTGGTASLHRNLADCLRASGRLAEAQQHYTMALEREPGLPHAVRALARISTTLEQFPDAADYWLQACALDSIEPSDAVEFFAALSKAERHAQIDGVLAQLRERFATDGAGLERLAFALNGIHRFRDAISVAEQGIAVDPQNAWLHHNASFSFNMLGEFAPMRLHTIEAARLLPDNPSMQFILAATQLRLGDFEQGWKQYRWHEALPENANLVRPGFPEWAGEPVAGRRFLLVGEQGLGDQLQFLRMADWLNRQGAQVDVWVDVPLGEVACGAVGVHAAWTTSPPEPYDYWCRMLRMPEHMKLTLSMLPLAMPYLAVEQAKVRRWESRLDVIAGTRMNGARRKRVGLVWAGNPAYGLDRYRSIPLSQWQPLLGASDVQWFALQMGRAQDEAAALPADIDMHLLGREISSFADTLAIIESLDLVITVDTAVAHLAGASGRPVWVMVPACTDFRWMIGRSDSPWYPSARLFRQRELGQWDAPLDEVRTALLEFVEATRV
- a CDS encoding glycosyltransferase family 9 protein; amino-acid sequence: MSETNMATPADPVYLVWSLLCEQGYDAAQQCAVALVHEGVTPQIHADLCASAGHFEQAYHSASLGQGESTSGRRYARLALFADAQGKQDVARHYSQLAVAAQSEAQTIEWMAWLIDHCRAYPAAAHLLRAYAQRAPHDVLAPWWLAVALASMPGAEAKAERREALARAYALDPAIHPLLPLHLALAYREIRDWDTVERVCRDVLAKNPADTEMAWQLSHAQWQRNDAAAAEATMRAVDAAAPGNAAVIAAIGQYLGEQARYAESEATLRAALALDPHAVQAAVDLADLELRRGDWSNAWPRFEARLRRDDREANNVVTVMARLCPRWRGEPLAGRTLVVHSEQGNGDDIQMVRFLPELAARVNDEGGRVVLAVREALQPLFARFYADCVSIEAGPLGKPDYALPMMSMPHLLGVQPEQVRGAAYLQADEQRLAQWQARVRAADAQQPARLHVGLVWSGSPTHRRDGKRSIPFASLAPVLALPDVVFHPLTPGLTADVAAMMAQGYRIRDLTGRYDAGFDDVAAHVAALDAVVTIDSAPLHLGGALGRPVLAMLDHVSHWSWGNAETQPWYDSVELYRQPEPGAWAPVVERVAARLRALAHAGSPLPHEGARAFGRA